Part of the Henckelia pumila isolate YLH828 chromosome 2, ASM3356847v2, whole genome shotgun sequence genome is shown below.
caattaaaataaataaattgaggtCGAGAATGAGAAGAATATGGTACCTTTATTTCACAAAACAAGGGCTTACACAAAAAAACAACAGCTCGAAAAAGAGGAGACTCCTCACTTCCATCTTCTCGTGCCCTGAAAGTCACCCCGCTATATCTAAATGCAATAGTGTTGACCTTACAAACCTTCACAAGCTTGAACTTCTTGGACTGAAAAATGCAGAACAgaatgttaaaaaaataataatagcgGTGATAATGATATGTAGatatatcaaataatttttctaactTTGGTGTCATTGTAAAATTCCAATGCTATTTCCGCCAGATTTCTCAGAGTGGCATTTTTGTCTGCATTTATGTGTGTGCTCCCTCCACCAACCGGCATTTCCGGCTGAAACTCAGTATCACTTCCTTCGTTCACAATTTCATGTTTGACTTCGGCAATACATTCATCACACATCTGTCAACAAGTTTAACCAAACTTTAGTATCTGACATTCAATTTTAACACGGTCTTCAATAATAAAGATGTTAACCACCCAATATTCAAAGCAAATTCAAGAATTAAGCTGTTAAATGAGTTTCCAAAGAATAAGCAAGTCTTGTTTCTCCCATTTTCCTAATGGGAAAAATCTATATAATCCAAAATGATACAATAAAATGGACTGCAAAAGGAACAAATTTCATACGCTGCGCAATTCAGACAACGATATCCCCTGGACTCGATGAGATTTTGACAGTGCTAGATACTTTGAATCGTAGGCTTTTTTGCTAGATTTCAGATTAACCAAAATcagaattataataaaaatcaccGATCTTCAGTTTTACAAACTCAAACAATCGTCTAAAATCATACAACGATTAATACATACAACCACAAAAAAAGTGCATTAAAAGTATATACAAACTCAAACAATCGTCTAACCCTTCCGCCGCCTCTTGCGTATCTGGAAGTACACTTCCATGGCGCAGATGAGGGGACAGGTGGCGAAGAAAAATGGGAG
Proteins encoded:
- the LOC140884744 gene encoding uncharacterized protein, which gives rise to MLPYYEEWTGYHHETMQTKADSNRSVGEGQKGQLVLLNFPFQEPGDRVPYKRPKNNTTQPNPITNRNLMCFDPHTHWWRSLNLFPHKLQFTARNHNERPDQNDIFSSQPFSFSATAMNLSSWLGRSRPSKKAYDSKYLALSKSHRVQGISLSELRSMCDECIAEVKHEIVNEGSDTEFQPEMPVGGGSTHINADKNATLRNLAEIALEFYNDTKSKKFKLVKVCKVNTIAFRYSGVTFRAREDGSEESPLFRAVVFLCKPLFCEIKVPYSSHSRPQFIYFNCNYFLVE